The sequence GCTGGATTTTAGCAAGCATACTTTAACGAGCAGACACAATTACCAGAAATATCTCCTCATCTGTAGGAAACGCCTGTAACAACATTTAACGTAACTTGTAAGTGGACTAATTACGAGGTACTTTGCCAAAGCTATAGTTTTTCTGAGGTAAGGATGGCATTCCAATacaaaaactataaaaaatacctagaaaatacataatatttacaaatttagtattacaaaatactaaaaaatacGTAAAACAAACCCGTCCTGTGTTGACTTCAGAAAGATATTTCCAGAGGGGTGAAATCTGCCAGTTAACTCAATGACCCAAGAGGTCCCTTTGTCTGACATGCCACCCTCCTCAAGTAAAGGTCAGGGCAGGATATGAATTGAAATACGGGGGTCCTGCACTGTGACACATTACCTGCTCAAAACGGAGGGGGATGCCATTGAAAATAACCAACCTGTTCGCTcacaggaaagggaaaatatttacatgcaAAGATTCACTCAAGCAGACTGAAGAATGAAATGCGGGAAAGCATCAAACGCTAACTCGAAATCAGTAAATTCTACCAGACTGCATTCTgcaaatcacacacacacagatgctGGGTTCCACACCGTAAGGGAATTATGGATGAACGTAGAGAGAGGACAGCAGGTCCAGAGAAACCACACAGTGGGtgacacacagagaaaacaatgtTTGCAATGCATTCTAAAATAAGAAATTCATACTGAACTCAAGCCCCATAGCTTGCCCCAAGGCAGAAATTTATTTCTGGGAACAGCTGCACAGGACATGCAGAGGAGTTTAGGTGCTCAAGCTATACAGAAGTCAAATTTTCCCAAGCTCACCTCCTTAACAAAGACAGTACTTACCTTCAACTGttaattttatacagaaaataatttcacagaagttttctcctctccttaGCTTCAGATTATTTATCTAACCACcactcaaaaacaaaaaagccctaAATAACCATTCTTTCAATTCGGCATGACTTTATAGTTAATTTACCTGTTCTTCCTAAGCACCCGTCACTGTAGCTGTCTCCTCTCACCTGAGCATTTGATACAGCATTTATCCTAGGAACACAAAAGTGTAGATATTTCAGAttactagaaaataaatttaaaatcctAAGTAAAAagccagtgtttttttttgttttgttttgttttgtttggggtggggggtgggggggtgggggtgttttTTTAAGATGCAACAAATTCCTGGAAAATTACTGGCATTCTGTACAGCGACACACATTGCTACACCTCCCTTAATGGAAGGACTCCAACTGGATTTCAGGAAAATCACATTCTTGCAGAACCTTTACCCTAAATCTCAGGAATAATAATAGCCAGTAACACGGCGGTCTCTTGCTTGTGATACAAGTTGCTTTTAAATTACTCTACTTGGCAATAAATACCACAAATATTCAAGTGAGACATGCCCCATAAGgacaatatattttcttaaaacaagttacactgctgtagaaaaaaaaaaacaaaacttccaaAGTATCAAGCATTAAGGCAGCCTTGAACATCCAAAGCCATCTTATATTCTCTTCACTATTGGACGATTCTATAAAAACTATTACTTCTCCCTCAAGCTTGCCACATTTACATCTTTATGACAATAATACCACTATCCTCTCCTACTTGAAGAAGTTTTGGGCCAGAGAGACAGCTGTAGAAATTGATTCAAAACAGGGAAAACCACAAATGTTTTACATTCAGGTAAGCAATTGGGCAGCAATACCTGAACTTTGAGCTAGGAACCCAAACAGTTATTCTAGAAAGCCACTTGCATAAAGGAAGGTTGGCTTTCTTACATTCAGCCAGAGCGCGTAAGAAAAGCAACTTACCTTAAACAGGTCGGGGGGAACAGAAGGAACAATGAACAAACAGACACAAAGGCcacagataaaagaaaaaaggctgtaACACTGCCGTGCAAAAAGGTACAAGATTACTCATACGCAATTTATAACCAAGAGATTCCCAGTGCTACCATATGCACATGGGCTAGTAAAAACTGCGTTTAACAgctcatatttattttataaataaagaacTCCCTTTATATACACTTACATGAAAAAAGCTAGTGTTGAAAACACCCCACAGGTATGGAACGCGTGGTTCATTTGTTCTGGCTTAGGGTAAACTACTGCAGCATCTATCATTATCCACCAACCTGtgaaaaacttaaaataaaataaccagcATTATGAGGCCAGAAGAGtacagagacagacagacaaaacaTGTCAAATGTACAGGCATCCtattgctttaattttcctttaccACATATAAACAGCTCTAGAAAGCTACTAGCTTCACATCAGACTCTAAATCTGATAAGCAAGTTCTGCATATGCCTTAACATAGATATTCTCACAGAAGCATTTGAAAATCTGTCACATTTTCTATTCAAATTACATCTCAGCGTATGGCTAAATTCCCTGTACTACCTTAAGAACAAGAATTGAGATTCTAAACATACTTTATACATACTTTATATCTTTTAACTGTTCAAACGTATCTAGTTATGCCAAAAACGCACTAGGAACTTCAATCTGCTTTTGAAGAAGAGATAGCCGAACTGGTCTATCGTTATCAGACAAATGCAAATTTATGTGATCCATAAAAAAGCTGGCTAACGATTACACTTAACCAAAAACCAtccaagaaataaatatattgcattAAGGTGCAGTTAAAAGTgaaacttttgaaaatctgaaaaacatacaaacaaacaacatgCAACTATGTGCCATATTTCCAAATTTCTTAACCTATTTATGATTCACCTCCTCTCAAGGAGGGACAAGTACCCACGCACTCGTAACTTACCAATACACCTGCAACTATTGAAGCAACGGCGTTTCTTCTTTCACTCCAGTCGATACACTCACATTCTGGCCACCGGAAATTATCTAAGAACCCTGCCATGTCCTCAAAGATTAGATTGCCTTGCTTAGTTTGTACTTATACATGAATTCTTCCATCAACAGCCGTGTCCTAAGTACCTGAAACACAGCCAAAAATGTAGTTAATGCTAAATAGGAAAATCTTGAGATGTTTGACAAACCGTCAGAAGCATCTTCAAACtacgtttgtttttttttttgtaccgaATTAAATATTCGATATATTATATGGGTGCTCTATTGAGCTACATTTAACAAAGCAACCTACCTCACAAACAGAGTTACAAAATAAAGTCTGCACACAAGCCAAACACTTAAGCATTGCACACACAAAGTATTGTGTCTGAAACGGAAGAGAAATTCAATAGAATACACTGTTTATTTAAACGTAtagaaacacaaaaattaaagcaagtAAAAAAGCAGGtgcaaaaagaagcaaatatttcaaTCTAAGTATCACCCTTAAACCGTAACCCTCTCTGCCACTGGAAGTTAAAAAAGAGCAAGATGCATACAACAGGACTTCATATGCAGAATAGAACTTGGTCTTTGAGTCTGCCTAAGGAATCCTGGATAAGATACACAAACTCCCAGTCTCCAAACAAGAAAGATAATACAGTGCCTTTCTAtcacaggggaaaagaaatcaaCTCAGTGAATCCACTAACGGCAAAGAACGCCCCGCTTTGCAGACGGAGGATCAGTCACACAGAATTATAAACATGGTCAGATTTAtacacaaaaagcaaagctgagcagTGTTATAAGGCAAGCACTGAAACGACAAAGTCCTCAAACAATGTGGTGAGACAGCAGCTGTAACAGATTCTGTGCTACACGACCGCTGTTCTCACACTGAGGTGATTAACAGATGCAGTTTGAGTGTCAGAAGCTGgaatatttactgttttctgtttagctGTGACTCACAGCCACGCTTAAGTTTGCCTATACTACAAAAAAAGGCCACCTCCTATGAATAAGATGGAAAACTTGTCTGTCCTCCTGAAACTACTTCCAGAAATCTGTCCACAGTTATGATGCTACCTTGAAGCATTATAATCAACCGGTCCCAAAATTACCTTACATCTGTCAAATATCTGGGCTCAACCGTACAGTTATTTTCCTAGATCACACTTTCACCTAGCAATTTTCAAATTCCTGttctttctgcagctgtcaCACAAAATTGCCGTGCTGTCCTAACACATTTTTACAACTGTTCCTGCAGCCCTAACTTTTCTCCTCTCAGAAGGGTTCCCTACGCACTTCGTTTGTTCCTCGCCAGTCCGGGGAAGCGTTATCTTGCTGTGCAGTAATCCCCAGCTCATCCTGCAGtaatcttctcttcctcccatACTCGGTCACCCACAGTGGGGTACAGCTCACGGCTCCCATCGCTGCAGGCTGCACGGATCGCACCCTGCGGTCTGGCTGCCCACAAGCAGGAGTAAACACCTAGACAAATGCGCTGCACTGTTCTTTCCTCTACTGAACACAGTTACAAACACTAACAAAGGCGTTATCTTGCTTGTAATTACACTTTCTGTCACTTTCGGAGTGACCGAAGCTGTATTTTCCCCCGGAATTTTTCCTGTAACAGACCCTTTAAACAACATTAACATATCTAACCACATTGTGGCGTCTCCCTCCTTGGACATCCCCAAAAGCCACGAGGAcctggtcctgggcagcctgccccagggggCCCTGCCTGAGcctccagagctccctgccagcctcagccacgcCGCAATCCTATGAAACTCAACAAAGAGCCTGGATCGTTcccacagagctgcaggaaaaagtCTTGTTACCCCTACCAAAATGCTCCAGATCAAAATGCTgacatgaaacaaaaccagttgttcCCTTCTGTGACTTCAAGGGGTTATCGAGTTTGTTTTGTCAGCTAAAATAATGAAACCATCTTccagcacaaaaaaaacacaacagctaGCATCTATCCTAAGACCCCTTCAACTCTACAAAGTCAGTAACGATAAACTTTGCAGATAACATCACTGCACAAACCTGCCTTTATTATTAAGAGTTTTTAAACACTGGGTGACAAAACAAAGGCGTTTTGCTCACTTCAAAAGTCTGAGACAACACCTTTCTCAATACCTAATTGTCTTGGATATCAAATGGACTTTTCACAACTGCATTAGTGACAAATGAGTGAAGCTAGGGAGACCAGTACAaagttggttggtttttttttttaaatactttctcaGGACAGCCTTCTGCCAAAGCATCTTATTTTACCAACATTGTATTTTTGGTGCTTGATGCTGGCTCACAAACCTGCACTTTGCTTTAATCTTCTGTCTGTGCTCAGAAGAGAAGCACCCGAGATACTGTGACTAGATGAGATAAACACTATCTGCTGGCAGCCTTTCTACAGCAAAGATGTGCAACCGACTACGCAATTTTCCTGTTTCACTGGAATGGCAAGCACGGAGATACACGGCACGGAGAACCTGCAGCAGGATAAAGACAAAGTCTAGAATGATTTCTACATGTGTCTAGTGCTAGAAACAAGCTTTGATTTCACAGAGGAAGCTTACTGCAAGAGTACAACCGGCAGTAACGGGGAGCAGAGGGGGTAATGCCACTGGCCTTCTTATAGTACGATCTAAACATTAACTGATGTTATGCAGAATCCTGCAACAGAGTCTTTCACAGAAGTAATTCAAGAGAGCCCCAGTTAACAGTAAGAATAATTAAGCATTTCTCTCACAATAGCTCCCTACGATTCTGTTCTCTGTGTACAGACTTTACAGATACACGGCTGGCAAGTGGTGATAACAGCACCTCTTCCTGAGTTACTGAATGCCAGCCTCGTGCAGCAGCCGAGGCGTGGGTATTCCTCTCCGCAAGAGGACATGGCCATCTCTGACCGAACGTGCACCCGACAGAGGGAATGATGAGTAAGGGCTGCGGGGTTCTCGGAACAACAGACATCAGGAAGCAGACCGCAGGGCGCTGGAGCAATTCGTCCAGCCCAAGGTCCAACCAACAACTTCCCCATGCCGGAGGTGCCCTCGTTTAGCAGGGAAGCAAAGCGCGCATCGGACGTGCTGGAAGGGACTGAGAGTATGGAGCCAGCCCGAGTGCGACAGGTTGGCCACCCGCTCACAAGTTGCTGAACAAACAGCTAGCTGCTACACAGCACAGTCTGCGGTGTTCTGTAGGTGTACGCTTCTcaacaccagcagcagcagggaaggaaggaaacaataAGCTATACCTCAGCCACAAAAGGTCTGCGGCACTGCGAAGCTGAGTCTCCACCAAAATCACAGCAGCAAGGCTGAAGACTACCCTCAGACAGGTTAACA comes from Anser cygnoides isolate HZ-2024a breed goose chromosome 1, Taihu_goose_T2T_genome, whole genome shotgun sequence and encodes:
- the TMEM50B gene encoding transmembrane protein 50B; protein product: MAGFLDNFRWPECECIDWSERRNAVASIVAGVLFFTGWWIMIDAAVVYPKPEQMNHAFHTCGVFSTLAFFMINAVSNAQVRGDSYSDGCLGRTGARVWLFIGFMLMFGSLIASMWILFGAYVTQNTNVYPGLAVFFQNALIFFSTLIYKFGRTEELWG